The following proteins are co-located in the Mesorhizobium australicum WSM2073 genome:
- the phnA gene encoding phosphonoacetate hydrolase, which translates to MNQMSPINVAVNGRTYAWPRVPAIAICLDGCEPAYLDEAVKAGLMPALVRIKEKGTVRFAHSVIPSFTNPNNLSIATGRPPSVHGICGNYLYERETGKEVMMNAPRFLRAPTIFQAFYDAGAKVAVVTAKDKLRALLGKGLSFDEGRALCFSAEKSDTTTVGEHGIDNASKHFGLPVPEVYSAELSEFVFAAGVQLLREFRPDIMYLTTTDYVQHKYAPGVPQANAFYEMFDKYLTELDALGAAIVVTADHGMKPKHKAGGAPDVVYVQDLLDEWLGKDAARVILPITDPYVVHHGALGSFATAYLPDGADQAGIMARLAKVDGIMLVVDSRTACERFELPADRIGDIVLVSTENKTIGTSEHRHDLAALNEPLRSHGGLTEQEVPFIVNRVLPDLPDEPALRNFDAFYYATLAAALA; encoded by the coding sequence ATGAACCAGATGTCTCCCATCAACGTCGCGGTCAACGGCCGCACCTACGCCTGGCCGCGCGTGCCGGCGATCGCCATCTGCCTCGACGGCTGCGAGCCGGCCTATCTCGATGAAGCGGTCAAGGCCGGGCTGATGCCGGCCCTGGTCAGGATCAAGGAGAAGGGCACGGTGCGTTTCGCACACTCGGTCATTCCGAGCTTTACCAATCCCAACAATTTGTCGATCGCCACCGGTCGCCCGCCCTCGGTGCACGGTATTTGCGGCAACTATCTCTACGAGCGCGAGACCGGCAAGGAAGTGATGATGAACGCCCCGCGCTTCCTGCGCGCGCCGACCATTTTTCAGGCCTTCTATGATGCGGGCGCCAAGGTTGCCGTTGTGACCGCCAAAGACAAACTGCGTGCGCTGCTCGGCAAGGGTCTGTCTTTCGACGAAGGGCGCGCGCTGTGCTTTTCGGCGGAGAAGTCCGATACAACCACGGTTGGCGAGCACGGCATCGACAATGCCTCGAAGCATTTCGGCCTGCCTGTGCCAGAAGTCTATTCGGCCGAACTGTCGGAATTCGTCTTCGCCGCCGGCGTCCAGTTGCTGCGGGAATTCCGCCCCGACATCATGTACCTGACGACGACGGACTACGTGCAGCACAAATACGCACCGGGCGTGCCGCAGGCCAACGCCTTCTACGAGATGTTCGACAAGTACCTGACCGAACTTGATGCGCTGGGCGCCGCGATCGTTGTCACCGCCGACCATGGCATGAAGCCCAAGCACAAGGCCGGCGGTGCGCCCGACGTCGTCTACGTCCAGGACCTGCTTGACGAATGGCTGGGCAAGGATGCCGCCCGCGTCATCCTGCCGATCACCGACCCCTATGTCGTGCACCATGGCGCGCTGGGCTCTTTCGCCACCGCCTATTTGCCTGATGGCGCGGACCAGGCGGGCATCATGGCGCGGCTGGCCAAGGTTGACGGCATCATGCTGGTCGTCGATAGCCGGACGGCCTGCGAGCGCTTCGAACTGCCGGCTGACCGCATCGGCGACATCGTGCTGGTCTCGACCGAGAACAAGACGATCGGCACATCGGAACATCGCCATGATCTGGCGGCGCTGAACGAGCCGCTGCGCTCGCATGGCGGACTGACCGAGCAGGAAGTGCCGTTCATCGTCAACCGCGTGCTGCCGGATTTGCCTGATGAGCCGGCGCTGAGGAACTTCGACGCCTTCTACTACGCCACGCTTGCCGCGGCGCTCGCGTGA
- a CDS encoding 2-hydroxyacid dehydrogenase has protein sequence MKVVRTDRELECPEIDTGLRARGVDLVTLPDGIPEADLANAVADADLLLMCYTPITARVIDAAPRLKGIVKYGVGIDAIDIPAAMRRGIPVVNVPDYAEETVAEGAFALMIALAKRLPGITQAMTRDGWIWPEQRWLGRDISGATLGLVGCGKIGRSMARMAGQGFRARVVGFDPGVDAATMRAAGIEKADDLHAMLRACDFVSLHCVLNDQTRGLIGKHELACLKPSAIIVNVSRGALIDEAALVETIVAGRIGGAGLDVYSVEPLARSGHPMSALFGRDNVILFPHLTFFTYEAMRRLEDDTLARCFEILEGRPVTIRSHDPRLRAQTAGIVFGR, from the coding sequence ATGAAGGTCGTCCGCACAGACCGCGAACTCGAATGTCCTGAAATTGATACCGGCCTACGGGCGAGGGGCGTCGACCTGGTGACGCTGCCGGATGGCATTCCCGAAGCCGATCTCGCCAACGCGGTCGCCGACGCGGATCTTCTGCTCATGTGCTACACGCCCATCACCGCGCGGGTGATCGACGCCGCTCCCAGGCTGAAGGGTATCGTCAAATACGGCGTCGGCATCGATGCCATCGATATTCCCGCAGCGATGCGGCGCGGCATTCCCGTGGTCAACGTGCCCGACTATGCCGAGGAAACCGTTGCCGAAGGTGCCTTCGCGCTGATGATTGCGCTCGCCAAGCGGCTGCCGGGGATCACCCAGGCAATGACGCGAGACGGCTGGATTTGGCCCGAACAGCGCTGGCTGGGACGCGATATATCAGGCGCCACGCTTGGGCTGGTCGGCTGCGGCAAGATTGGCCGCAGCATGGCGCGCATGGCCGGCCAGGGGTTTCGCGCACGCGTCGTTGGTTTTGATCCCGGTGTCGATGCCGCGACGATGCGCGCCGCCGGCATCGAGAAGGCCGACGACCTGCACGCCATGTTGCGTGCCTGTGATTTCGTTTCGTTGCATTGCGTGCTGAATGACCAGACACGCGGCCTGATCGGCAAGCATGAGCTCGCCTGCCTGAAACCTTCGGCCATCATCGTCAATGTCTCGCGCGGTGCGCTGATCGATGAGGCGGCGCTCGTCGAGACGATCGTTGCCGGTCGCATCGGTGGTGCCGGGCTCGACGTCTATTCGGTCGAGCCGCTGGCGAGGTCAGGCCATCCGATGAGCGCATTGTTCGGTCGCGACAATGTGATCCTGTTTCCGCATCTTACCTTCTTCACCTACGAGGCGATGCGCCGGCTGGAAGACGACACGCTCGCGCGCTGTTTCGAAATTCTCGAAGGCCGGCCAGTGACCATCCGCTCGCATGATCCGCGATTGCGGGCGCAGACCGCAGGCATTGTGTTCGGCCGATAA
- a CDS encoding ABC transporter permease subunit, with product MLVWSRSGRFVIWVIFALIFGVLFLAPLAVILLSSLADQWNGVLPNGLTTEHYTDVARGAAWNAVKASLVTGFLASALALVSGTWAALALRIQGATLARALGLLFFIPSAVPSVSVGLGLLVAFSHPPLLLNGTIAIVMIAHFVLISAFTFGNVSAGLARLSPDFEQVASSLGARPAYRLRHVTLPLLAPYLVAAFGLSFALSMGELGATVMVYPPGWVTLPVSIFSLTDRGDIFAGAALTMILVAATLVLLLGLERITKRATGA from the coding sequence ATGCTGGTCTGGTCGCGTTCCGGTCGCTTCGTCATCTGGGTGATCTTCGCGCTGATCTTCGGCGTGCTGTTCCTGGCGCCGCTGGCGGTGATCCTGCTGTCCAGCCTCGCCGACCAGTGGAACGGCGTGCTGCCCAATGGCTTGACCACGGAGCACTACACCGATGTCGCGCGCGGCGCGGCCTGGAACGCGGTCAAGGCCAGCCTCGTCACCGGCTTCCTGGCCAGCGCGCTGGCGCTGGTCAGCGGCACCTGGGCAGCACTTGCGCTGCGCATCCAGGGCGCCACGCTGGCGAGGGCACTCGGCCTGCTGTTCTTCATCCCGAGCGCTGTGCCTTCGGTGTCGGTCGGCCTTGGCCTGCTGGTTGCGTTCAGCCATCCCCCGCTGTTGCTCAACGGCACGATCGCAATCGTCATGATCGCGCATTTCGTGCTGATCTCGGCTTTCACCTTCGGCAATGTCTCGGCCGGGCTTGCGCGGCTGTCGCCCGACTTCGAGCAGGTCGCGTCGAGCCTTGGCGCACGCCCTGCCTATCGGCTCCGGCATGTCACGCTGCCCTTGCTCGCACCCTATCTGGTCGCGGCCTTCGGGCTGAGCTTCGCGCTGTCCATGGGCGAGCTTGGCGCGACCGTGATGGTCTATCCGCCGGGTTGGGTGACGCTGCCGGTGTCGATTTTCTCACTGACCGATCGCGGCGACATCTTTGCCGGGGCGGCGCTCACCATGATCCTGGTGGCGGCAACGCTGGTCCTGCTGCTCGGTCTGGAGCGCATCACCAAGCGCGCTACCGGCGCATAG
- the phnY gene encoding phosphonoacetaldehyde dehydrogenase: protein MTQLDPAIKVRHEPMRIAGKKVDAGGVVEVRYPWNDTVIGTVPAGRAEHARQAFEIAAGYKSKLTRYERQQILFRTAEALALRREEISDLITLELGISKADSLYEVGRAYDVFTLSAQMCIQDDGQIFSCDLTPHGKARKIFTTREPLKAISAITPFNHPLNMVSHKVAPAIATNNCVVVKPTELTPMTALVLADILYEAGLPPEMLSVVTGWPVDIGNEMITNENIDLITFTGGVPVGKMIARTAGYRRQVLELGGNDPLIILNDLSDDDLAKAADLAVAGATKNSGQRCTAVKRILVQESVADRFVPLVLERAKKIRFGDPMDRSTDLGTVVHEKAAALFEARVHMAAEQGAEILYNPGRQGALLPPIVVDRVPHTSELVKEETFGPIIPIVRAPDDDEALIALSNSTAFGLSSGVCTNSFPRMQKYIAGLQVGTVNIWEVPGYRIEMSPFGGIKDSGNGYKEGVIEAMKSYTNVKTFSLPWS from the coding sequence ATGACCCAACTTGACCCCGCCATCAAAGTTCGCCACGAGCCGATGCGCATTGCCGGCAAGAAGGTCGATGCCGGTGGTGTTGTCGAGGTGCGTTACCCCTGGAACGACACCGTCATCGGCACCGTCCCCGCCGGCCGCGCCGAACACGCCCGCCAGGCGTTCGAGATCGCTGCAGGCTACAAGTCGAAGCTGACGCGCTACGAGCGCCAGCAGATTCTGTTCCGCACGGCGGAAGCACTGGCGTTGCGCCGGGAAGAAATATCCGATCTGATCACGCTCGAGCTCGGTATCTCCAAGGCCGACTCGCTCTACGAAGTCGGCCGCGCCTATGATGTGTTCACGCTGTCGGCGCAGATGTGCATCCAGGACGATGGCCAGATCTTCTCCTGCGACCTCACCCCGCACGGCAAGGCGCGCAAGATCTTCACCACGCGCGAGCCGCTGAAGGCTATCTCGGCGATCACGCCATTCAACCATCCGCTCAACATGGTCTCGCACAAGGTGGCGCCGGCCATCGCCACCAACAATTGCGTGGTGGTGAAGCCGACCGAACTGACGCCGATGACGGCGTTGGTGCTGGCCGACATTCTTTATGAAGCCGGCCTGCCGCCGGAAATGCTTTCGGTGGTGACCGGCTGGCCGGTCGACATCGGCAACGAGATGATCACCAACGAGAATATCGACTTGATCACCTTCACCGGCGGCGTGCCGGTCGGCAAGATGATCGCCCGCACCGCCGGTTACAGGCGCCAGGTGCTGGAACTCGGCGGCAACGATCCGCTGATCATCCTCAACGATCTCTCCGATGACGATCTGGCCAAGGCCGCCGATCTCGCGGTCGCCGGTGCGACCAAAAACTCCGGCCAGCGCTGCACGGCGGTCAAGCGCATCCTCGTCCAGGAAAGCGTCGCCGACCGCTTCGTGCCGCTGGTGCTGGAGCGGGCCAAGAAGATCCGCTTCGGCGATCCGATGGACCGCTCGACCGATCTCGGCACCGTCGTGCATGAGAAGGCGGCGGCATTGTTCGAAGCGCGCGTCCACATGGCGGCCGAGCAGGGGGCAGAGATCCTCTACAACCCGGGTCGTCAGGGTGCGCTGCTGCCGCCAATCGTCGTCGACCGCGTGCCGCACACATCCGAACTGGTGAAGGAAGAAACGTTCGGGCCGATCATCCCGATCGTGCGCGCGCCGGATGACGATGAAGCACTGATCGCGTTGTCCAACTCGACCGCCTTCGGCCTGTCGTCGGGCGTCTGCACCAATTCGTTTCCCCGCATGCAGAAATACATCGCCGGCCTGCAGGTCGGCACGGTGAACATCTGGGAAGTGCCGGGCTACCGCATCGAGATGTCGCCCTTCGGCGGCATCAAGGACAGCGGCAATGGCTACAAGGAAGGCGTCATCGAGGCGATGAAGAGCTACACCAATGTGAAGACATTTTCGCTGCCTTGGTCCTGA
- a CDS encoding Gfo/Idh/MocA family protein, protein MTEAGFDPASLVQAWAKPSQPRPIVTFGAGSIVGDAHFPAYRKAGFPIAGLYDPDQAKAQALADKWDVTAFRSVQEAAGVKDAIFDLATPPGRHADILKALPGGAVALIQKPMGNYLGEASEILEICRAKKLKAAVNFQLRFAPMMLALKDAIAKGWLGEVVDFDAWLALATPWQLWEFLLKAPRVEIAMHSIHYLDLIRQLLGDPKGVHAKTLGHPNHSVAQTRTSAILDYGDTVRCALSINHDHRFGRRHQACEFRVCGTEGAAYLKLGLNLDYPRGEPDILEIYPKGGSDWIAVPLAGEWFPDAFVGRMANVQRFASGEDAELISSVEDAWNTMALVEAAYRSSAAPATPIAERP, encoded by the coding sequence ATGACTGAGGCCGGTTTCGACCCTGCCTCACTCGTCCAGGCCTGGGCCAAACCCTCACAACCCCGACCGATCGTCACTTTCGGTGCAGGGTCGATTGTCGGCGACGCGCATTTCCCGGCCTACCGAAAAGCGGGGTTTCCGATCGCCGGTCTTTACGATCCGGACCAGGCCAAGGCGCAGGCCCTGGCCGATAAATGGGACGTGACGGCGTTCCGTTCGGTGCAAGAAGCCGCTGGAGTTAAGGACGCGATCTTCGATCTGGCAACCCCACCGGGGCGGCACGCCGATATCCTGAAGGCGCTGCCCGGCGGTGCGGTCGCCCTGATCCAGAAGCCGATGGGCAATTACCTCGGGGAGGCAAGCGAAATCCTCGAAATCTGCCGCGCCAAGAAGCTCAAGGCGGCTGTGAATTTCCAGCTCCGCTTCGCGCCGATGATGCTGGCGCTGAAGGACGCCATCGCCAAGGGCTGGCTCGGCGAAGTCGTCGACTTCGATGCCTGGCTGGCGCTGGCGACGCCTTGGCAGTTGTGGGAATTCCTGCTCAAGGCGCCGCGCGTCGAGATCGCCATGCACTCGATCCACTATCTCGACCTGATCCGGCAGTTGCTCGGTGACCCCAAGGGTGTGCATGCCAAGACGCTCGGCCATCCCAATCATTCCGTGGCGCAGACGCGCACCAGCGCCATTCTCGACTATGGCGACACCGTGCGCTGCGCCCTGTCGATCAACCACGACCACAGGTTCGGGCGCCGGCATCAGGCCTGCGAATTTCGCGTCTGCGGCACCGAGGGTGCCGCCTATCTCAAGCTCGGTCTCAATCTCGATTATCCCCGGGGCGAGCCGGACATTCTGGAAATCTATCCGAAGGGCGGATCGGACTGGATCGCGGTGCCCTTGGCCGGCGAGTGGTTTCCCGACGCCTTTGTCGGGCGCATGGCAAATGTCCAACGCTTTGCATCCGGCGAAGACGCCGAACTGATCAGTTCGGTCGAGGATGCATGGAACACAATGGCGCTGGTGGAAGCCGCCTATCGTTCGAGCGCGGCGCCGGCGACGCCGATCGCGGAAAGGCCCTGA
- a CDS encoding MaoC/PaaZ C-terminal domain-containing protein encodes MMEQIQYFEEYEIGSTRLTSGRTITETDFIVHAGHTGDFFPHHVDAEFMKTTPFGQRIAHGTLVFSVGIGLTATVINPVAFSYGYDRLRFIKPVFIGDTIRTRTTIAAKEDDPKRPGSGRVIERCEVINQRGEVVLAADHIYIVERQPA; translated from the coding sequence CTGATGGAACAGATCCAGTATTTCGAGGAGTACGAGATCGGCTCGACGCGGCTGACCAGCGGCCGCACGATTACCGAGACCGACTTCATCGTCCATGCCGGTCACACCGGCGATTTCTTCCCGCACCACGTGGACGCCGAGTTCATGAAGACAACGCCGTTCGGCCAGCGCATCGCGCATGGCACGCTGGTGTTCTCGGTCGGCATCGGGCTGACGGCAACGGTCATCAATCCCGTCGCTTTTTCCTATGGCTACGACCGGCTGCGCTTCATCAAGCCCGTGTTCATCGGCGACACGATCCGCACACGCACCACCATCGCGGCCAAGGAGGACGACCCCAAGCGACCGGGTTCCGGACGCGTGATCGAGCGCTGCGAAGTGATCAACCAGCGCGGCGAGGTGGTGCTGGCGGCCGACCACATCTACATCGTCGAACGCCAGCCGGCCTGA
- a CDS encoding ABC transporter ATP-binding protein, protein MSAAAFTGPSVTDIDAAKVRGAGSNVHFDKVVVAYGAHVVLHPLTLDIAPGEILAMIGPSGSGKTTALRAVAGFVRPASGRIRIGATDVTDLPPYERGLGMVVQNYALFPHMRVEDNVAFGLRAQGADKALIGERVKDALATVGMATFARRYPRELSGGQQQRVAIARALAVRPRVLLLDEPLSALDAQIRRNMVEEIARLHRSLPGLTILYVTHDQTEALTLADKIAIMRDGRVCSHGPTTELYRRPPNRFTAEFLGRANLLPVTVAEAAGPKGFATARHGDAVLTGAGRGEKVGDKSLLCIRPQHLSLTADSEHTNRIVGTLREVHWQGELTHLVLDVDGTPVRVSATKLPMALPEPGTEVPLFFAPADTSLLPEDAGV, encoded by the coding sequence ATGTCGGCCGCCGCCTTCACGGGCCCTAGTGTCACGGACATCGACGCCGCGAAGGTTCGCGGCGCCGGCTCGAACGTCCACTTCGACAAGGTCGTTGTCGCCTATGGCGCCCATGTCGTCCTGCATCCGCTGACCCTCGACATCGCGCCTGGCGAAATCCTGGCGATGATAGGCCCGTCCGGCTCCGGCAAGACGACAGCTCTGCGTGCCGTTGCCGGCTTCGTGCGGCCGGCAAGCGGCCGCATCCGCATCGGCGCCACCGATGTCACCGATCTGCCGCCCTATGAGCGTGGGCTCGGCATGGTGGTGCAGAACTACGCGCTGTTCCCGCATATGCGGGTCGAGGACAACGTCGCCTTTGGCCTCAGGGCACAAGGCGCCGACAAGGCGCTGATCGGCGAACGGGTGAAAGATGCGCTCGCCACCGTCGGCATGGCGACGTTTGCCCGGCGTTATCCGCGCGAGCTTTCGGGCGGCCAGCAGCAGCGCGTCGCGATTGCGCGCGCTCTTGCCGTGCGGCCCCGCGTGCTGCTGCTCGACGAGCCGCTTTCGGCGCTCGACGCGCAGATCCGCCGCAACATGGTCGAGGAGATCGCCCGTCTGCACCGCAGCCTGCCGGGCCTGACCATCCTCTACGTCACCCACGACCAGACCGAGGCGCTGACGCTTGCCGACAAGATCGCCATCATGCGCGACGGCAGGGTCTGTTCGCATGGGCCGACGACCGAACTCTATCGCCGTCCGCCAAACCGCTTCACCGCCGAGTTTCTCGGCCGCGCCAACCTTCTGCCGGTGACGGTTGCCGAGGCTGCCGGCCCGAAGGGCTTCGCCACGGCCAGGCATGGCGATGCCGTGCTCACCGGTGCCGGTCGCGGCGAGAAGGTTGGCGACAAGAGCCTGCTTTGCATCAGGCCGCAGCATCTGAGCCTGACGGCCGACAGCGAGCACACCAACCGCATTGTCGGCACGCTCAGGGAAGTGCACTGGCAGGGTGAACTCACGCATCTGGTGCTCGATGTCGACGGCACGCCGGTGCGCGTCTCGGCAACGAAACTGCCGATGGCCTTGCCGGAACCCGGCACAGAGGTGCCGCTGTTCTTTGCGCCGGCCGATACGTCGCTTCTCCCGGAAGACGCCGGTGTCTGA
- a CDS encoding 2-aminoethylphosphonate ABC transporter permease subunit, with protein MSEALAIGMPTARKREPGRLWIVPPAALLALLFFYPLALIVRQAFLDDSGVANVAEIVRVLHSRFFLNALVNTVTISVTATAGCLVVGLVLALILAFVPFPGSGFIARLIDTFIALPTFLVTLAFTFLYGSAGMLNSGLMEAFSLPLPPVDFLYSTWGVVLAEVTVYTPFILRPLLAAFSLVDRGQIEAASVLGARPFRIVRQVILPAAVPALIAGGSLCLLLTVNEFGIVLFIGAKGVITLPLLIYGKAIQESAYQVACIIAVVNIALSLGLFGLYRFAAGRLGV; from the coding sequence GTGTCTGAAGCGCTCGCCATTGGTATGCCGACGGCCAGAAAGCGAGAGCCGGGCCGGCTGTGGATCGTGCCGCCGGCGGCCCTGCTGGCACTGCTGTTCTTCTACCCGCTGGCGTTGATTGTACGCCAGGCCTTCCTCGACGACAGCGGCGTCGCCAATGTCGCCGAGATCGTCCGCGTCCTGCATTCGCGCTTCTTCCTCAACGCGCTGGTCAACACGGTGACGATCTCGGTCACGGCGACGGCCGGATGCCTGGTCGTCGGCCTGGTGCTGGCGCTGATCCTTGCCTTCGTGCCGTTTCCAGGCAGCGGCTTCATCGCCAGGCTGATCGACACTTTCATCGCCCTGCCGACCTTCCTGGTGACGCTGGCCTTCACCTTCCTTTATGGCTCCGCCGGCATGCTCAACTCCGGGCTGATGGAAGCCTTCTCGCTGCCGCTGCCGCCGGTCGACTTCCTCTATTCGACATGGGGCGTCGTTCTGGCCGAGGTCACGGTCTACACGCCCTTCATCCTGCGGCCGCTGCTTGCCGCCTTTTCGCTGGTCGATCGCGGCCAGATCGAAGCGGCAAGCGTGCTTGGCGCGCGACCGTTCCGCATTGTCCGCCAGGTCATTCTGCCGGCGGCGGTACCCGCGCTCATCGCCGGCGGCAGCCTCTGCCTGCTCCTCACCGTCAACGAATTCGGCATCGTCCTGTTCATCGGCGCCAAGGGCGTCATCACGCTGCCGCTGCTGATCTATGGCAAGGCGATCCAGGAATCGGCCTACCAGGTCGCCTGCATCATCGCCGTGGTCAACATAGCCCTGTCGCTCGGCCTGTTCGGCCTCTACCGCTTCGCCGCCGGCCGGTTGGGAGTCTAG
- the pbfA gene encoding (R)-1-hydroxy-2-aminoethylphosphonate ammonia-lyase produces the protein MAAIPELVHTEGDSNTTAARGRWDTGQNDPRIRGLLDRDAAAFMHQSLSSPCLSTIARAEGIWIEDTAGRRFMDFHGNSVHHLGYGHPRLVAAIKKQLDDLCFAPRRFTCEPAVELAEKLAALAPGDLGKVLFTTGGSDAIEVALKIARAATGRFKTVSFWDAFHGAGFGAASVGGEATFRSHIAGPMMTGTEHVASWDGYRCPYGHDTLEASGLACANMIAYVLGREQDVAAVVAEPMRATPNPPPPGFWKRVREACDRHGTLLIFDEIPTGLGKTGKVFAHEHDGVTPDILVLGKSLGGGILPIAAVIARRDLDVTGGFAIGHYTHEKNPVTTRAALTTIDIILEEGLVERSAELGGHMLARMQDLMARSPHVGDVRGRGLMVGVELVEDRASRQPARDLAERVFYTCLEQGLSFKVSHGNVLTLSPPLVISKTDLDRALDIVETAVLAA, from the coding sequence ATGGCCGCGATACCAGAGCTTGTGCATACCGAAGGCGATTCCAACACGACGGCGGCGCGCGGCCGCTGGGATACCGGCCAGAACGATCCCCGCATTCGCGGCCTGCTCGATCGCGATGCCGCCGCGTTCATGCACCAGAGCCTGTCCAGCCCCTGTCTTTCGACGATCGCTAGGGCGGAAGGCATCTGGATCGAGGACACCGCCGGCCGCCGCTTCATGGATTTCCACGGCAACAGCGTGCATCACCTCGGCTACGGCCACCCGAGATTGGTGGCGGCGATCAAGAAGCAGCTCGACGACCTCTGCTTCGCGCCGCGCCGTTTCACCTGCGAGCCCGCCGTCGAATTGGCCGAGAAGCTGGCCGCGCTGGCTCCCGGCGATCTCGGCAAGGTGCTGTTCACCACCGGTGGCTCCGATGCCATCGAGGTCGCGCTGAAGATCGCGCGCGCCGCCACCGGCCGTTTCAAGACGGTGTCGTTCTGGGATGCTTTCCATGGCGCCGGCTTCGGCGCTGCCAGCGTCGGCGGCGAGGCGACGTTCCGCTCGCATATCGCAGGCCCGATGATGACCGGCACCGAGCATGTCGCGTCCTGGGATGGCTATCGTTGCCCCTATGGCCACGACACGCTGGAAGCGTCCGGGCTCGCTTGCGCCAACATGATCGCCTACGTTCTCGGCCGCGAGCAGGACGTGGCGGCTGTCGTTGCCGAGCCGATGCGCGCGACGCCCAATCCACCTCCGCCTGGCTTCTGGAAGCGCGTGCGCGAGGCCTGCGATAGGCACGGCACGCTGCTGATCTTCGACGAGATCCCGACCGGCCTCGGCAAGACCGGAAAAGTTTTCGCCCATGAGCATGACGGCGTAACGCCCGACATTCTTGTCCTCGGCAAATCACTCGGCGGCGGCATCCTGCCGATCGCCGCCGTCATCGCCCGCCGCGATCTCGACGTCACCGGCGGCTTTGCCATCGGTCACTACACCCACGAAAAGAACCCCGTGACAACGCGTGCGGCGCTGACGACCATCGACATCATCCTGGAGGAGGGGCTGGTCGAGCGTTCGGCTGAGCTTGGCGGCCATATGCTTGCACGTATGCAGGACCTGATGGCGCGCTCGCCCCATGTCGGTGACGTCAGGGGCAGGGGGCTGATGGTCGGCGTCGAACTCGTTGAGGACCGTGCTTCGCGACAGCCGGCGCGGGACCTCGCCGAACGTGTCTTCTACACCTGCCTGGAACAAGGCCTGAGCTTCAAGGTGAGCCACGGCAATGTGCTGACGCTCTCGCCGCCGTTGGTTATCTCCAAAACTGATCTCGACCGCGCGCTCGACATCGTCGAGACCGCGGTTCTGGCGGCCTGA
- a CDS encoding 2-aminoethylphosphonate ABC transporter substrate-binding protein has protein sequence MKSRNATMVAAFAALLASAALIGPALADGVVTVYSADGLHDGNGSWYETEFAAFTKATGITVQYIEAGSGGVVERVAKEKSNPQADVLVTLPPFIQRAAADGLLQDYKPEAASQIDGGTDKYRPLVNNYMNFIYNSAVLSEAPKSYNDLLDPKFKGKIQYSTPGQAGDGTAVMLQIIHAFGGEDAGFEFMKKLQDNNVGPSASTGKLTALVNKGELHVANGDLQMNMSQMADNPNIKVFWPAGPDGTRSTFALPYEIGLVTGAPNSDNGKKLIDFLLSKEAQSTVSSVALGMPARKDVTPSDANFAKLQEAMKGLTIWSPNWDEALSKLPDYVKKWNEATGS, from the coding sequence ATGAAATCAAGGAACGCAACCATGGTCGCGGCCTTCGCCGCATTGCTCGCATCGGCGGCTCTCATTGGGCCGGCACTCGCCGACGGCGTCGTCACCGTCTACTCCGCCGATGGGCTGCATGACGGCAATGGCAGCTGGTACGAGACCGAATTCGCAGCCTTCACCAAGGCCACCGGCATCACCGTTCAGTATATCGAGGCAGGCTCGGGCGGCGTCGTCGAGCGCGTCGCCAAGGAAAAGTCGAACCCGCAGGCCGACGTGCTGGTGACCTTGCCGCCCTTCATCCAGCGCGCCGCCGCGGACGGTCTGCTGCAGGATTACAAACCCGAAGCCGCATCCCAGATCGACGGCGGCACCGACAAGTACCGGCCGCTGGTCAACAACTACATGAATTTCATCTACAACAGCGCCGTGCTGTCGGAAGCGCCGAAGAGCTATAACGATCTGCTCGATCCGAAGTTCAAGGGCAAGATCCAGTACTCGACCCCCGGCCAGGCTGGCGACGGCACGGCCGTCATGCTGCAGATCATCCATGCCTTTGGCGGCGAGGATGCCGGCTTCGAGTTCATGAAGAAGCTGCAGGACAACAATGTCGGCCCGTCCGCCTCGACCGGCAAGCTGACCGCGCTGGTCAACAAGGGCGAGCTGCATGTGGCCAATGGCGACCTGCAGATGAACATGTCGCAGATGGCAGACAATCCCAACATCAAGGTGTTTTGGCCCGCTGGCCCCGATGGCACCCGCTCCACCTTTGCGCTGCCCTATGAAATCGGCCTGGTCACCGGTGCGCCAAATAGCGACAACGGCAAGAAGCTGATCGACTTCCTGCTGTCCAAGGAGGCACAGTCGACTGTAAGTTCCGTTGCCCTCGGCATGCCGGCCCGCAAGGACGTGACGCCGTCCGACGCCAATTTCGCCAAGCTGCAGGAGGCGATGAAAGGCCTGACCATCTGGTCGCCGAACTGGGACGAGGCGCTGAGCAAGCTTCCCGACTACGTCAAGAAGTGGAACGAAGCGACCGGAAGTTGA